One window of Oncorhynchus masou masou isolate Uvic2021 chromosome 33, UVic_Omas_1.1, whole genome shotgun sequence genomic DNA carries:
- the spen gene encoding msx2-interacting protein isoform X4, which produces MVRETRHLWVGNLPENVREEKIIEHFKRYGRVESVKVLPKRGSEGGVAAFVDFVDIKSAQKAHNSINKMGDRDLRTDYNEPGTIPSAVRGLDDSLSLGSRGRDVSGFIRAAGGPVYGPPASLHSREGRYERRLDGTAESRDRAYDHSVYGHHERASSSFERQRHYDTDYYRDTRERMLNSVTGTACGGGGAVSAGIGGGVVGAGISGTGGGAVAGGSGGSSSVGVGYYRSHSRSPSHFDTPEPRYEPRAREPFILASVVHRDLYQEEGGRRRDRSYHDSHSRSPHSIHSRNPSPQRLSTQASRPPRSHSGSGSRSRSSSSDSVSSTSSSTSGSDSSSSSSDGSPARSVQSAAVPAPLSLPLSALDKDEPRKSFGVKVQNLPVRSTDTSLKDGLFHEFKKYGKVTSVQIHGTLEERYGLVFFRQQEDQEKALAASKGKLFFGMQIEVIAWNGPETESENEFRPLDERIDEFHPKATRTLFIGNLEKTTSYHDLLNIFQRFGEIVDIDIKKVNGAPQYAFLQYSDITSVCKAIKKMDGEYLGNNRLKLGFGKSMPTTCVWLDGLASNITEQYLTRHFCRYGHVIKVVFDRPKGMALILYNNIEYAQAAVKETKGWKIGGNKIKVDFANQESQMAFYHSMQASGQDIRDFYEILSERRDERRPQYEFTAERPFFDNSVRTPGGTFTEDPRRKLPDRGREFYTEWDSYQGEFYDPRYFDDPREYRDYRDPYEQDIRKYSYLQRERERERFETDRERDHGRRTMEHSQSPSHPHRPASPTASHSLSERLPNDSDRRICCRSSERSASCSSLSPPRFDKARTDRYNKSDKPEKDRPFETEHGTGGDKEKWSGRKEKGEKQRLRKLKLQSPSVPSPETVPKLEREVSPDAVLRSKVSKFPLKEKEGSGKGRLDLPPCVVQLTRVKEKEVNLLGHAVLEKQRVRGGNDSIRLASPSRDQKSPPFRIDHQKGDLVKHGKVPKDNHLEVVDKDGKMKAKKHMKADPRYDGSNSVDVDRLAARKRRFEDSMGKTDQLKRESPEEGSRLGLRKTPDSDMAKENEGEKSLLRKVVHKMEHCKAKSERLVTVCSPKDEQESEIVSMGMGLGLSLELQSRLGEPTEEATDPLDPTCLKIQFWGSSLTKISDGSLDQDAFTQLPQQDNGEQGVGLYKSRGETEERLESDLDHSQTCRKQMEQSRQEPDKSYKSESPQDGDTEDFERCSLVHEVGKTPRDVTDDYPSSKRKKSESFDFDLLSGKRNRNYRSSCELNEDLDLSVISFSGSGPFPSNEEECASRLAQSVTNKKTEDSPKEEDKVYSHVDSLKYSLDMTPNCFRSPITEFPKLKTALLGCNEQLLQRWESRIKSDCLRMDMAFPSSIVKQESICKRLVCELEPGEVSSDSDDDGVNKNHSPKPNTSLSSILGEREERLTGLKLSCSLEKNKFYSFALDKTITPDTQALLERAKSLSSAREDNWSFLDRDSRFASLRGGSDKEKVESVPRPIPSWYMKKKKIRTDSEGKLDDNKKDTKAEDLERQELFASRFLHSSIFEQDSRRLQHLERKDPELGVGRHPVKQDAVKGQPGPWGGDLQEPIVLFHSRFLELQQQKETSWGHFPQEIESVDESEQEASPKVLEFMQKADIKSVSPALILPISQFLSSPREISPQQEKEVVLTTSSSEQTLSSSEQTLSLIEEEKVEHNLEVFPPQSPLVEIQPPASILITPLSPFLLDAEVKVEPKEVLCEPRVTTEGILTVDHRSFLDNKPPTPGASLSSFEANAAEFTCSATPKVDENIEMVKIETQPEKPYSKDFDKPQKSDDSQVVHIPVSEAGIKPAKPIRKQPKSKRAKPNVSVTQILEPPKTAVSEKPVTRKSERIDREKLKRSSSPRGEILKASSEPKTTAKSPVNVPDSENEAILIHGRSRRRNVRSVYATQSEGDAQPPCKEVVESSCSTRKCSVDKDLVLQQDALNTSTYTRRGRPPKSRRRGEDVSPVKGDSQKSSEEDRDMKEPANTGQGSRMSEGWCSPRMQKVQTAQVSSLTGASIGRKASRVDKQSKSETSSGEKSVDSTTTEEPEPKIKDESEEAGKLLEEAMQCLPTQKDEGDKVLTDQIEKKYSEGDIERIESTHVEKRQQSEKSGKVKAPRFTRNAKLVTEDKSLGLRNLEIRVSLDDVKGLLCSEEDEAVSFETTAKNAKPGVPDKEEARTQCYLKDAAEFSPEEREDALLDPEQTVDPAAAILARQMELERAVENIAKLTVVQPLQPYKEPPAEPPTLLPPVTIEPENEMEGEKSAIPASETELAAAIDSITAEDISTDTDGFTAPSTYTAIVPTPEPLVLPSANDVLEPETHMAISNIIDPDPEMGVLIPSAKPLMTDAKASESTVSGASAEDESLPSETHTKKGKAVRPKTPKRSRGRKAVNRKGATAEEVSEAETSPFKLSESIPEEIEVINSKAATATATATVVTSAATCKCDITCTMTVNTPKEAEQPAVEQPVPEESAFHSGTKRLPHFKKFQISAVAPALSPSPALTPSPTQLNLPPPCQGKMPVSPDWLHRSEESIIHATPATLVSVLTPSAPAVTALGSQSANQLMPPDTKASDIDPSSSTLRKILMDPKYVLASNSNAIPTTVLTTTLADPRMSENENSSETMAARHTHPEDRPLPFTLQKPSPLTETQQNFGEKMVHSVISSPTTSVISRIPMPFDTEEAPRISLSNRNAGLSLTKQKSRSSMNENNCYHGVDVAEEVNCRGRSVVESTPYNTGSSRGLRVNTSEGVVVLSYSGQKTEGSQRISAKISQIPPASAVDIEFQQSVSKSQIKQEPFAPSQLCTPKGPLTPTGYGHPGVLLTGHTYNSQPVISTIKQESPGSEKSESSYHTGPQGSAVKMFQQPVTSPQILMYNRAVMQQHVKKEPGAESKPMMVDMAKAHQTSNLSPIMNPHYPSLTGSRMSPNPSTPSDRSVPHLKQEPHSPRATGHSPLPFAKVCSPRNSMSPHSSSMVLHPGMPEMSPYVASMHHPHPEQSVIMTPVSHSVTQSVSICHLSHSNVRMNTPQLSGMSHGRRANSLPSPRTGPPQHANTIREMVLQSHAGPTRGASDSCAEENMKHYHQGLCRPSAPQLQSDVMMMQAEQHRGLHHAGLRLDQYSMASRDLRDMRDIRDMRILMHHQLGEHTIAEGHRSQTPEAGATSITNLSAASKSPKGMTQMRKEIPKTLEAKMSHPPHTESSRIMGVHPSVPVMVSPHHPQGVQMIHPGGTGSFPVYRDMQGFHSQFSSHSSMGLNLAPRGITPSQEGDLSHRGKLSQSLSARSLGGGSETKSDNSHLRHTASMDLSHMPRMQRDTISPSYTSPMALSHKQELALQKGPPPVFMPSPPVAPLASSSQWHPESKLGHSGYRSVDMVQLLMKYPIVWQGLLALKNDSAAVQLHFVSGNNVLAHRSLPPLEGGAPLRIAQRMRLEASQLEGVARRMMVESDYCLLLALPCGRDQEDVLSQTLLLKGGFITYLQQKQAAGIINVPNPGSNQPAYVVQIFPPCDFSESHLSRLAPDLLNSISSISPHIMIVIASV; this is translated from the exons TGATTCCAGCAGTAGTTCAAGTGATGGCTCCCCAGCACGTTCAGTTCAGTCTGCTGCCGTCCCTGCACCTTTATCTCTGCCTTTATCTGCCCTTGACAAGGATGAGCCTCGAAAAAGCTTTGGTGTCAAGGTCCAGAATCTTCCTGTGCGTTCGACAG ATACAAGTCTAAAGGATGGCCTGTTCCATGAGTTCAAGAAGTATGGGAAGGTGACGTCTGTGCAAATCCATGGGACTTTAGAGGAGCGCTATGGACTAGTGTTCTTTCGCCAGCAGGAGGACCAGGAAAAGGCCCTGGCTGCATCAAAGGGGAAGCTGTTTTTTGGCATGCAAATTGAGGTCATTGCCTGGAACGGCCCTG AGACTGAAAGCGAGAATGAGTTCCGGCCTCTGGATGAGAGGATAGATGAGTTTCACCCCAAAGCCACACGGACTCTGTTTATTGGCAACCTGGAAAAGACCACCAGCTACCATGATCTGCTCAATATCTTTCAGCGCTTTGGGGAGATAGTG GATATTGACATCAAGAAAGTTAATGGTGCCCCTCAGTATGCCTTTCTGCAGTACAGTGACATTACCAGTGTCTGTAAGGCCATAAAGAAGATGGATGGAGAGTACCTCGGCAACAATAGGCTAAAG CTTGGATTTGGAAAAAGTATGCCCACAACTTGTGTTTGGTTGGATGGTTTAGCCTCTAACATCACAGAGCAGTATCTCACTCGTCATTTCTGTCGTTATGGACATGTTATCAAG GTTGTATTTGATAGACCCAAAGGAATGGCCCTTATACTGTATAATAACATAGAATATGCACAGGCAGCTGTTAAGGAGACCAAGGGGTGGAAGATTGGTGGCAACAAAATTAAG GTGGACTTTGCCAATCAGGAAAGTCAGATGGCTTTCTATCACTCAATGCAGGCATCTGGGCAGGACATTCGCGACTTCTATGAAATCCTATCTGAGCGAAG GGATGAGCGCAGGCCGCAATATGAGTTTACAGCTGAACGGCCATTCTTTGACAATAGTGTACGGACACCTGGAGGAACCTTCACAGAAGATCCCCGACGCAAGTTACCTGACAGAGGCCGCGAGTTCTACACAGAATGGGACTCATACCAGGGGGAATTCTATGACCCGCGTTACTTTGATGATCCGCGTGAGTACAGAGATTACAGAGACCCCTATGAGCAGGACATCCGCAAATACAGTTACTTGCAGAGGGAACGTGAGCGTGAGCGCTTTGAAACAGACCGTGAACGTGACCATGGGCGGAGAACAATGGAACACAGCCAGAGCCCTTCTCACCCTCATCGCCCTGCCAGTCCTACAgcgtcccactccctctctgagcGTCTACCAAATGACTCTGATCGCCGCATTTGCTGTAGATCCTCAGAGCGAAGTGCCAGCTGCAGTTCACTCTCACCTCCAAGATTTGACAAGGCACGAACCGATCGGTATAATAAGAGTGATAAGCCAGAGAAGGATAGACCATTTGAAACTGAACATGGTACTGGGGGTGATAAGGAAAAGTGGTCTGGGCGCAAGGAGAAGGGTGAGAAACAGAGGCTGAGAAAGCTTAAATTGCAATCTCCCAGCGTTCCATCGCCTGAGACAGTGCCTAAACTGGAAAGAGAAGTTAGTCCAGATGCAGTCCTTCGAAGCAAAGTCAGCAAGTTTCCCCTTAAGGAAAAAGAAGGCTCAGGCAAAGGACGGCTAGACCTACCACCTTGTGTGGTGCAGCTAACACGTGTGAAGGAGAAGGAAGTGAACTTGCTTGGTCATGCTGTCCTAGAAAAACAAAGAGTTAGAGGTGGGAATGACAGTATCCGGCTTGCATCACCTTCAAGGGATCAGAAAAGTCCTCCCTTCCGCATAGATCACCAAAAAGGAGATCTAGTCAAGCATGGGAAGGTGCCAAAAGACAACCACCTTGAAGTTGTTGACAAGGATGGGAAAATGAAAGCCAAAAAACATATGAAAGCTGACCCTAGGTATGATGGTTCTAACTCTGTGGATGTTGACCGTCTAGCTGCACGAAAGAGGCGTTTTGAAGACTCCATGGGGAAGACCGATCAACTGAAGAGGGAGAGTCCGGAAGAGGGCAGTAGACTGGGACTTAGGAAGACACCTGACAGTGATATGGCAAAGGAGAATGAGGGTGAAAAGAGCCTATTGCGCAAAGTGGTGCATAAGATGGAGCATTGCAAGGCTAAATCTGAGAGACTTGTTACTGTTTGCAGTCCTAAAGATGAACAAGAGTCTGAAATAGTCTCCATGGGAATGGGGCTTGGACTCAGTTTGGAACTTCAGTCACGACTTGGAGAACCAACAGAAGAGGCAACAGATCCATTAGACCCAACCTGTCTGAAAATTCAGTTTTGGGGATCAAGTCTCACGAAAATCTCTGATGGGAGTCTTGACCAGGACGCATTCACGCAACTGCCGCAACAAGACAATGGCGAGCAGGGTGTAGGACTATACAAAAGTagaggggagactgaggaacGACTTGAGTCTGACCTTGACCACTCTCAGACCTGCAGAAAACAAATGGAACAGAGCCGACAAGAGCCTGACAAATCATATAAATCAGAAAGCCCACAAGACGGCGACACAGAGGACTTTGAACGGTGCAGTCTGGTGCATGAGGTAGGAAAAACACCTCGAGATGTTACAGACGATTATCCATCTAGCAAACGTAAGAAATCCGAGAGTTTTGACTTTGACTTGCTAAGTGGTAAGAGAAACCGCAACTACAGGTCTTCCTGTGAATTAAATGAAGACCTTGACCTGAGTGTCATATCTTTTTCTGGCTCTGGTCCCTTTCCTTCAAATGAAGAAGAGTGTGCTTCCCGGTTAGCACAATCAGTTACCAATAAAAAGACTGAAGACTCTCCAAAAGAAGAGGACAAAGTCTACTCGCATGTAGATTCATTGAAATACAGCTTGGACATGACACCTAATTGTTTCCGTTCCCCTATCACAGAATTTCCTAAGCTTAAAACCGCATTGCTTGGGTGTAACGAGCAGTTACTTCAACGATGGGAGAGTAGAATCAAATCTGACTGCCTCAGAATGGACATGGCCTTCCCCAGTAGCATTGTGAAACAAGAAAGCATTTGCAAACGTCTTGTGTGTGAACTAGAGCCTGGAGAAGTATCGTCAGATTcagatgatgatggtgttaacaaAAACCACTCTCCTAAGCCCAACACCTCACTGTCCTCTATCCTCGGGGAACGTGAAGAAAGGTTGACAGGCCTCAAGCTCTCATGCTCCCTGGAGAAGAACAAGTTCTATTCTTTTGCATTAGACAAGACTATCACTCCAGACACACAAGCACTTCTTGAGCGAGCCAAGTCATTGTCCTCCGCAAGGGAGGATAATTGGTCTTTTCTTGACAGAGACTCTCGCTTTGCCAGTCTTCGCGGTGGCTCAGACAAAGAAAAGGTAGAATCTGTACCACGACCTATCCCGTCTTGGTACATGAAAAAGAAGAAGATTCGTACCGACTCTGAAGGTAAACTGGATGACAATAAGAAAGACACCAAAGCAGAGGATCTGGAACGGCAGGAGCTGTTTGCATCTCGTTTTCTTCATAGTTCAATCTTTGAGCAAGATTCACGGCGTCTACAACATCTTGAGCGCAAAGATCCTGAGTTGGGAGTTGGCAGACATCCTGTCAAACAGGATGCTGTCAAAGGACAACCTGGGCCATGGGGCGGGGACCTTCAAGAGCCCATAGTTCTTTTTCATAGCCGCTTTCTGGAGCTTCAACAACAGAAGGAGACCTCATGGGGCCACTTTCCACAAGAAATTGAAAGTGTTGATGAGAGTGAACAAGAAGCGTCTCCCAAGGTGTTAGAGTTCATGCAGAAGGCCGATATTAAATCAGTCAGCCCTGCTCTCATCTTGCCAATTTCACAGTTTCTTTCTTCACCCAGAGAGATTTCTCCACAGCAGGAGAAAGAAGTTGTTTTAACTACTTCATCCTCTGAACAGACTCTTTCATCCTCTGAACAGACTCTTTCACTGATTGAAGAGGAAAAAGTAGAACATAATCTTGAAGTGTTCCCACCCCAATCTCCTCTAGTAGAGATCCAACCCCCTGCCTCAATTTTAATCACACCCTTATCACCTTTCCTTTTAGATGCTGAGGTTAAAGTTGAACCTAAAGAGGTATTATGTGAACCCAGAGTTACAACTGAAGGCATTCTTACAGTGGATCATAGATCTTTCCTTGATAATAAGCCTCCCACTCCTGGTGCCTCATTAAGTAGTTTTGAGGCAAATGCTGCTGAATTCACCTGTTCTGCTAcccccaaggttgatgagaataTAGAAATGGTAAAGATAGAGACCCAACCAGAGAAACCATATTCTAAGGACTTTGACAAACCTCAGAAATCTGACGATTCCCAAGTGGTTCACATACCAGTCTCAGAGGCTGGAATCAAACCAGCAAAGCCAATTCGCAAACAACCCAAGAGTAAAAGAGCTAAGCCAAATGTGTCAGTAACACAAATCCTGGAGCCCCCCAAAACCGCTGTCTCTGAGAAACCAGTAACTCGAAAGAGTGAGCGAATTGACAGAGAGAAGCTGAAAAGGTCTTCATCTCCACGAGGAGAAATATTAAAGGCATCATCGGAACCTAAAACCACAGCCAAGTCACCAGTTAATGTCCCTGACTCCGAGAATGAAGCAATCCTAATCCACGGAAGGAGCAGACGACGAAATGTTCGGTCAGTTTATGCCACACAGTCTGAAGGGGATGCCCAGCCACCATGTAAAGAGGTGGTGGAGTCCTCCTGCTCCACCCGTAAGTGTAGTGTCGACAAGGATCTAGTGCTGCAGCAGGATGCATTGAACACATCTACCTACACAAGGCGAGGTCGCCCACCCAAGTCACGCAGGCGAGGGGAAGATGTTTCACCAGTGAAAGGGGACTCGCAAAAATCATCAGAGGAAGACCGTGACATGAAGGAGCCTGCGAACACTGGACAGGGTTCCAGAATGTCTGAGGGGTGGTGTTCACCCCGTATGCAGAAAGTGCAGACAGCTCAAGTGTCTTCACTTACTGGGGCTTCAATTGGCAGGAAAGCAAGTAGAGTAGACAAACAATCCAAGAGTGAAACATCATCAGGAGAGAAGTCAGTTGATAGTACAACTACTGAAGAGCCTGAGCCCAAAATAAAAGATGAGTCCGAAGAAGCAGGGAAATTATTAGAGGAAGCAATGCAATGCTTGCCAACACAGAAAGACGAAGGAGATAAAGTGCTAACTGATCAAATTGAGAAAAAGTATTCTGAAGGGGACATTGAGAGGATAGAATCTACCCATGTGGAGAAAAGACAACAATCTGAAAAGAGTGGGAAAGTAAAAGCACCAAGGTTTACACGAAATGCCAAATTGGTGACCGAGGATAAATCGCTTGGCTTGAGAAACCTTGAGATTCGTGTAAGCTTAGATGATGTGAAAGGGTTGCTTTGCTCTGAGGAGGATGAGGCTGTATCTTTTGAGACCACTGCTAAAAATGCCAAACCAGGAGTACCAGATAAAGAAGAAGCAAGGACTCAGTGTTATCTGAAAGATGCTGCAGAGTTCAGCCCAGAGGAAAGGGAAGATGCTCTGTTAGACCCTGAACAAACGGTAGACCCAGCAGCCGCTATTTTGGCACGTCAGATGGAACTGGAACGGGCAGTGGAGAATATTGCCAAACTTACAGTTGTACAACCTCTTCAACCCTATAAGGAACCACCTGCAGAGCCACCTACCCTGCTGCCCCCTGTCACTATAGAACCAGAGAATGAAATGGAGGGGGAGAAGTCCGCTATTCCTGCCAGTGAAACCGAACTAGCTGCTGCTATTGATTCCATTACTGCGGAAGACATATCTACTGATACAGATGGTTTCACAGCTCCTTCCACTTACACTGCAATTGTTCCTACCCCAGAGCCTCTGGTCTTACCCTCTGCCAATGATGTCTTGGAACCAGAAACACACATGGCTATCAGCAACATTATTGACCCAGACCCAGAGATGGGAGTTTTGATTCCCAGTGCCAAACCCCTGATGACAGATGCTAAAGCCTCTGAATCAACCGTCTCTGGGGCCTCTGCCGAAGATGAGTCTCTTccatcagaaacacacacaaaaaaagggaAAGCAGTCAGACCTAAGACTCCAAAGAGGTCCAGAGGACGAAAGGCTGTCAACCGGAAGGGAGCGACTGCTGAAGAGGTATCAGAAGCTGAGACCTCCCCCTTCAAGCTATCAGAGTCCATTCCTGAAGAAATTGAAGTCATCAACTCTAAGGCAGCTACTGCTACAGCAACAGCCACTGTTGTCACCTCAGCTGCTACCTGCAAATGTGATATCACATGCACCATGACTGTGAACACTCCCAAGGAGGCAGAACAACCTGCTGTGGAACAACCCGTACCTGAAGAATCAGCCTTTCACTCTGGCACCAAGAGACTTCCTCATTTCAAAAAGTTTCAAATATCCGCAGTAGCCCCTGCTCTTTCTCCATCCCCTGCTCTCACACCTTCTCCAACCCAATTGAATCTCCCTCCACCCTGCCAAGGCAAGATGCCTGTTTCACCAGACTGGCTTCACCGATCTGAAGAAAGTATAATACATGCTACTCCTGCAACTCTAGTTTCTGTATTGACTCCCTCTGCACCAGCAGTAACAGCGCTTGGAAGCCAGTCTGCAAATCAACTTATGCCTCCTGATACTAAGGCATCGGATATTGACCCTAGTTCCAGCACTCTCAGAAAGATCCTCATGGATCCCAAATATGTGTTGGCATCAAACAGCAATGCCATTCCTACTACAGTGCTAACCACAACGCTGGCAGATCCTCGCATGTCAGAGAATGAAAACTCATCTGAAACAATGGCTGCTCGGCACACGCATCCTGAAGACAGACCCTTGCCTTTCACTCTTCAAAAACCATCCCCGCTCACCGAGACCCAGCAGAACTTTGGAGAGAAGATGGTGCATTCAGTCATTTCTTCCCCTACTACCTCTGTCATCAGCCGGATTCCAATGCCCTTTGACACTGAGGAAGCACCTCGGATCTCCCTAAGTAACCGTAATGCTGGCCTATCTCTAACCAAACAGAAATCCAGATCAAGTATGAACGAGAACAACTGTTACCATGGAGTGGATGTGGCAGAGGAGGTAAACTGCAGAGGACGGTCTGTAGTTGAGAGCACACCCTACAACACAGGCTCCAGTCGTGGCCTCAGGGTAAATACATCAGAGGGTGTGGTAGTACTAAGTTACTCAGGGCAAAAAACAGAGGGATCTCAACGGATCAGCGCCAAAATTAGCCAGATCCCACCGGCCAGTGCAGTCGACATAGAGTTTCAGCAGTCTGTGTCTAAATCTCAGATTAAGCAAGAACCATTTGCCCCATCCCAGCTTTGCACCCCCAAGGGACCCCTGACACCCACAGGGTACGGACACCCGGGGGTACTCTTAACTGGCCATACATACAATTCTCAGCCTGTCATCTCCACCATTAAGCAGGAGAGTCCTGGTTCTGAAAAATCAGAGTCGTCATATCACACTGGACCCCAGGGTAGCGCAGTAAAGATGTTTCAACAACCAGTCACTAGTCCTCAAATATTGATGTACAATCGGGCTGTGATGCAGCAGCATGTAAAGAAAGAGCCTGGAGCAGAATCCAAACCAATGATGGTGGATATGGCAAAGGCACACCAGACATCCAACCTCAGCCCAATCATGAATCCACATTACCCATCTTTGACTGGAAGCCGCATGAGTCCTAATCCCAGTACCCCTTCTGATCGGTCAGTCCCACACCTCAAGCAAGAGCCTCATTCCCCTCGAGCAACGGGCCACTCACCTTTACCCTTTGCGAAAGTTTGCTCTCCCAGAAACTCAATGTCCCCCCATTCCAGCTCTATGGTTTTGCATCCTGGCATGCCTGAGATGTCTCCATATGTTGCCAGTATGCACCATCCCCACCCAGAGCAGTCTGTTATAATGACCCCGGTGTCACACAGCGTCACCCAGTCAGTGTCTATATGTCACCTCTCGCACAGCAATGTCAGGATGAATACCCCACAGCTCTCTGGAATGAGTCATGGAAGACGGGCGAATTCCCTGCCATCTCCCCGCACTGGACCTCCTCAGCACGCCAACACCATCAGAGAAATGGTGCTGCAGTCACATGCAGGCCCTACTCGAGGAGCCTCAGACAGCTGTGCCGAAGAGAACATGAAGCACTACCACCAGGGGCTGTGCAGACCCTCTGCACCCCAGCTCCAGTCAGATGTGATGATGATGCAGGCAGAGCAGCACAGAGGGCTGCATCATGCAGGCCTACGTCTGGACCAGTACAGCATGGCCTCCCGAGACCTCAGAGACATGCGGGACATACGGGACATGCGCATCCTGATGCACCATCAGCTAGGAGAGCACACCATTGCAGAGGGACATCGGTCACAAACTCCTGAGGCAGGAGCAACCTCAATCACCAACCTCTCTGCTGCCTCCAAGAGTCCAAAAGGAATGACGCAGATGCGGAAGGAGATTCCTAAAACATTGGAGGCAAAGATGTCTCACCCACCTCATACTGAGAGCAGCAGGATCATGGGGGTCCATCCATCTGTCCCTGTTATGGTgtctcctcatcatcctcaaGGTGTTCAGATGATTCATCCAGGTGGCACTGGCTCCTTCCCAGTGTACCGGGATATGCAGGGTTTCCACTCCCAGTTTTCCAGTCACTCTTCGATGGGATTGAACTTGGCTCCCCGCGGCATCACACCTTCCCAG GAAGGTGATCTCAGCCACAGGGGCAAGCTATCTCAGTCACTCTCTGCTCGGTCACTTGGTGGAGGAAGTGAAACCAAATCGGACAACTCCCACCTCCGTCACACAGCCTCCATGGACTTATCCCACATGCCCCGGATGCAGAGGGACACCATTTCACCCTCTTATACTTCTCCCATGGCTCTCTCCCACAAGCAAGAGCTAGCTCTGCAGAAGGGCCCACCACCAGTCTTCATGCCGAGCCCTCCAGTAGCACCCCTCGCAAGTTCCTCACAGTGGCACCCTGAGAGTAAACTGGGGCACTCAGGATACCGGTCCGTCGATATGGTGCAGCTTTTAATG AAATACCCCATAGTATGGCAAGGCCTGCTGGCACTGAAGAATGACTCGGCTGCTGTGCAGCTCCACTTTGTCTCTGGCAACAACGTTCTGGCCCACCGTTCACTGCCGCCATTAGAGGGAGGGGCCCCGCTCCGCATTGCACAGAGGATGAGGTTGGAAGCGTCCCAGCTTGAGGGCGTGGCTCGCAGGATGATG GTGGAGAGTGACTACTGCCTCCTGCTAGCTCTGCCATGTGGACGGGATCAGGAGGACGTTCTCAGTCAGACCCTTCTCCTGAAAGGAGGCTTCATCACCTACCTACAGCAAAAACAGGCAGCTGGGATCATCAATGTACCCAACCCCGGCTCCAATCAG CCGGCATATGTGGTGCAGATTTTTCCGCCATGTGATTTCTCTGAGAGCCACCTGTCGCGGCTCGCCCCCGACCTTCTCAACAGTATCTCCAGCATCTCCCCTCACATCATGATTGTCATTGCCTCCGTGTAA